The following proteins come from a genomic window of Candidatus Bathyarchaeota archaeon:
- a CDS encoding permease has product MKGEKNEWKKIKKAIKACVILAFITVVFGLLIYSRVKAYSLAPTTSPIKLRGYPLWQIPIVYLYDYFSHGTICLLFAFTTAGLIYEFVPKEAITKYMGSSKALGYGLALGMAPFLTVCSCTMVPLFGGILYAGAGIGPAITFLLMAPASNILAILLTGELISWELAGVRVIASATIALVAGIAISKTSWGKSVEKEHQINNATSATAKVEIVKPSLDERLWAALKFGGYLARQILPYFILGLIAVSYLEAFLPEEIIKKYLTGVNGVLLASVVGGPLYTPTLVEIVLGRGIWVREGIILSKGALLAWLMGQPYDFANALAVSRIAKWKVVATYMVIAWAGSVIFGLLYGVLSGSL; this is encoded by the coding sequence ATAAAAGGTGAAAAAAATGAATGGAAAAAAATAAAAAAAGCTATTAAAGCCTGTGTAATCTTAGCTTTCATAACGGTTGTTTTTGGACTTTTAATCTATAGCCGTGTAAAAGCATATTCACTAGCGCCTACAACTTCGCCTATTAAGCTTCGTGGCTATCCATTATGGCAAATTCCAATAGTTTATTTATATGATTATTTCAGCCATGGAACAATATGCTTACTATTCGCCTTTACGACTGCAGGTTTAATATACGAGTTTGTACCAAAAGAAGCAATTACAAAATATATGGGAAGCAGCAAAGCTTTAGGGTACGGGCTTGCTCTTGGAATGGCGCCTTTTCTAACTGTTTGCTCATGCACAATGGTGCCACTTTTCGGTGGAATCCTATATGCTGGAGCAGGCATAGGACCAGCAATAACTTTCCTTTTAATGGCTCCAGCATCTAATATCCTCGCAATTTTGCTTACAGGCGAGCTTATATCATGGGAGCTTGCAGGCGTTCGAGTTATAGCTTCCGCCACGATAGCTTTAGTTGCTGGTATAGCGATATCTAAAACTTCATGGGGAAAATCTGTTGAAAAAGAGCATCAAATAAATAATGCAACCTCAGCGACAGCTAAAGTTGAGATTGTTAAACCATCGTTAGATGAAAGACTTTGGGCTGCATTAAAGTTTGGAGGATATTTAGCAAGGCAAATCTTACCATACTTTATATTAGGCTTAATTGCTGTAAGCTATTTGGAAGCTTTTCTTCCAGAGGAGATAATAAAAAAGTATTTAACTGGAGTTAATGGTGTGCTATTAGCTTCAGTGGTAGGTGGACCGCTTTATACACCAACATTAGTGGAAATAGTTTTAGGAAGAGGTATATGGGTTAGAGAAGGTATAATCCTTTCAAAAGGCGCATTGCTTGCTTGGCTTATGGGACAACCCTACGATTTCGCTAATGCTCTAGCTGTTTCAAGAATAGCTAAATGGAAGGTTGTAGCCACTTACATGGTTATAGCTTGGGCTGGAAGCGTAATTTTTGGGTTGCTTTATGGCGTGTTAAGCGGATCATTGTAA
- a CDS encoding thioredoxin family protein — protein sequence MKEVKLEVIGPEPPCMRCQAVKKTAEKVAEKLKQVGVIVNIERVNIMSKDVIQKYGVLVSPAIAINDTVKVMGRIPKQEELEKMVMEAVK from the coding sequence ATGAAAGAAGTTAAACTGGAAGTTATTGGGCCTGAACCGCCTTGCATGCGATGTCAAGCAGTCAAAAAAACTGCGGAAAAAGTGGCTGAAAAGCTTAAGCAAGTTGGCGTAATAGTAAACATCGAAAGAGTCAACATAATGTCGAAAGATGTAATTCAAAAATATGGTGTTTTAGTTTCTCCAGCTATAGCCATAAACGATACAGTTAAAGTTATGGGACGAATTCCAAAGCAAGAAGAATTGGAAAAAATGGTGATGGAAGCGGTTAAATAA
- a CDS encoding winged helix-turn-helix transcriptional regulator, whose protein sequence is MKNLRFKAKVFKALSDPVRLEILEYLRNGEKCVCEIIPHIGISQPLVSRHLAILKSCGLVKDRQERNKRFYFVTNPAIFKVIDAINNELLNALIKHVVEQIA, encoded by the coding sequence ATGAAAAACTTAAGGTTTAAGGCTAAAGTGTTTAAGGCCCTATCAGATCCTGTAAGGCTTGAAATTCTAGAATACTTGCGCAACGGCGAAAAATGCGTCTGCGAAATAATTCCACATATTGGGATATCTCAACCGCTGGTCTCCAGACATCTAGCCATATTAAAAAGTTGCGGGCTTGTAAAAGATAGGCAAGAGAGGAACAAAAGATTCTATTTCGTAACAAATCCAGCGATATTCAAAGTAATTGACGCTATAAATAATGAGTTGTTAAACGCGCTTATAAAGCATGTTGTTGAACAAATAGCCTAA
- a CDS encoding thioredoxin family protein: protein MGPCEEFNKYGLTVVPAVVFNEGKIKIMGVCPSLQTIEAALKEMGV, encoded by the coding sequence ATTGGACCATGCGAAGAATTTAACAAATATGGCTTAACAGTTGTTCCAGCTGTAGTCTTCAACGAAGGTAAAATAAAGATTATGGGTGTATGCCCAAGCCTTCAAACAATTGAAGCGGCTCTTAAAGAAATGGGGGTGTAA
- a CDS encoding thioredoxin family protein, which yields MPVKVEIFTSEPPCSGGRLLLKLIEKIKEEYKDKIEIEIYRGINPKLSEYGITASPAIVIDKDIRIIGICPSEETFKEALRESGV from the coding sequence ATGCCAGTAAAAGTTGAAATCTTCACCTCTGAGCCACCATGCTCAGGTGGAAGACTACTACTCAAACTTATAGAGAAAATCAAAGAGGAGTATAAGGATAAAATCGAGATTGAAATTTATCGTGGAATAAACCCGAAACTAAGCGAGTATGGCATAACTGCAAGCCCAGCCATAGTCATTGACAAAGATATACGCATAATAGGAATTTGCCCAAGCGAAGAAACATTCAAAGAAGCCTTAAGAGAAAGTGGTGTTTAA
- a CDS encoding putative zinc-binding protein: MLEDGEWQEGMPTHKNMLFSCFGGLSNTGLTSALACLEVVKELGLEKVAIGCLPSVPLCVKPVLSKAKAAKKIITVDGCPFECARKTIEAAGFKIAKSIVLTRDIGMKKTALHTDIGKGLGIEKYISQEDIKKAKELIIKAIMEK, encoded by the coding sequence ATGCTTGAAGATGGAGAATGGCAAGAGGGTATGCCAACTCATAAGAACATGCTTTTCTCATGTTTTGGCGGTTTATCCAACACTGGATTAACAAGTGCATTAGCCTGTTTAGAGGTAGTTAAGGAGCTTGGCTTAGAAAAGGTGGCTATTGGTTGTCTACCATCGGTGCCTCTTTGTGTAAAGCCTGTTTTGAGCAAAGCTAAAGCTGCAAAGAAAATAATAACTGTGGACGGTTGCCCATTTGAATGCGCAAGAAAAACCATAGAGGCTGCTGGCTTCAAGATAGCGAAAAGCATTGTGCTTACCAGGGATATAGGTATGAAAAAGACGGCTCTGCATACGGATATTGGCAAGGGTTTAGGCATTGAAAAATACATTTCCCAAGAAGACATAAAGAAGGCTAAGGAATTGATTATAAAGGCGATTATGGAGAAATGA
- a CDS encoding type 1 glutamine amidotransferase: protein MKRKALIFVDEEFEDVELIYPYYRLQEAGFKVYFIGSEANKIYKGKRGTSVTSNLSPKNLNINEYDIIIIPGGRAPDKMRMNKELVDLIKEAFKKGKIIAAICHGPQMLIEADVIKGRKVTGYKSISTDLKNAGANFIDEPVVVDGNIITSRKPDDLPYFCKEILNALTRLNE, encoded by the coding sequence TTGAAGAGAAAAGCATTAATTTTTGTTGATGAAGAATTTGAAGATGTTGAATTAATTTATCCATATTATAGGCTTCAAGAAGCTGGATTTAAAGTGTATTTTATTGGTTCTGAAGCTAACAAAATTTATAAAGGGAAAAGAGGCACTTCTGTAACTTCAAATTTATCTCCTAAAAATTTAAACATAAATGAATATGATATAATCATTATTCCTGGTGGAAGAGCACCAGATAAAATGAGAATGAATAAAGAACTTGTTGATTTAATTAAAGAAGCTTTTAAAAAAGGAAAGATTATTGCTGCAATATGCCATGGACCCCAAATGCTTATAGAAGCAGATGTAATTAAGGGAAGAAAAGTTACAGGATATAAATCTATATCCACAGACTTAAAAAATGCTGGAGCAAACTTTATAGATGAACCGGTAGTTGTTGATGGAAATATTATTACCTCAAGAAAACCAGATGATTTACCATATTTCTGTAAAGAAATCCTTAACGCTTTAACAAGGCTTAACGAATAA
- a CDS encoding site-2 protease family protein yields MSIKIGKIMDIEIKLHYTWLIIFFFITWSIALGYARFQYLNLPSIFYWIIGVATAFIVFFSVLIHELFHSLIAKRKGLHVPRITLFIFGGVAEIAEEPKNPSVELKMAAAGPLSSLMVAMVFALGWFSSRLLNLSPLIKAPLQYGFTINLMLALFNLIPAFPMDGGRIFRAIVWKKTNDIVKATRTSALVAEGFSYMFMVFGFIWLFFGALMNGLWLIFIGWFLKSGAETSLKQTIIAQALGKVKIKDIMSSPVCSVNSNNSLKEIVENCFYKYKHGGFPVVDNGELKGIITLEDLRKIPREDWDKTLVKQVMTPAEKILTVKPDEPALEALIKMSAFKIGRLPVIDRGNVIGIVTRSDIIHAIRTRIELGGN; encoded by the coding sequence TTGTCGATTAAAATAGGAAAGATTATGGATATAGAAATTAAACTTCATTACACTTGGTTAATAATTTTCTTTTTTATTACTTGGAGTATAGCTTTAGGGTATGCGCGTTTTCAATATTTAAATCTTCCATCAATCTTTTATTGGATTATAGGTGTCGCAACAGCTTTTATAGTTTTCTTCTCAGTTCTTATTCATGAGCTTTTTCATTCATTAATAGCTAAAAGGAAAGGTTTACATGTTCCAAGAATTACTTTATTTATTTTTGGTGGTGTAGCTGAAATAGCTGAAGAACCTAAAAATCCTAGTGTTGAACTTAAAATGGCTGCAGCTGGACCATTATCCAGCTTAATGGTTGCTATGGTTTTTGCTTTAGGATGGTTCTCTTCACGCCTTTTAAATCTTTCGCCCTTAATTAAAGCTCCTTTACAATATGGATTTACAATAAATTTAATGCTTGCTTTATTTAATTTAATTCCAGCTTTTCCAATGGATGGTGGAAGAATATTTAGAGCAATTGTTTGGAAAAAAACAAACGACATCGTTAAAGCTACTAGAACTTCAGCTTTAGTTGCGGAAGGTTTCTCATATATGTTTATGGTGTTTGGTTTTATATGGTTGTTTTTCGGTGCTTTAATGAATGGGTTATGGTTAATTTTTATAGGATGGTTCCTTAAAAGTGGAGCTGAAACGAGTTTAAAACAAACAATAATTGCTCAAGCTTTAGGGAAAGTTAAGATTAAAGATATTATGAGTTCTCCAGTTTGCTCAGTTAATTCAAATAATTCTTTGAAGGAAATTGTTGAAAACTGTTTTTACAAATATAAGCATGGCGGATTTCCAGTTGTTGATAATGGGGAATTAAAAGGAATAATTACTTTGGAAGATTTAAGGAAGATCCCAAGAGAGGACTGGGATAAAACATTAGTTAAACAAGTAATGACTCCTGCAGAAAAAATTTTAACAGTTAAACCTGATGAGCCTGCTTTAGAAGCTTTAATAAAAATGTCTGCTTTTAAAATTGGTAGGCTTCCCGTTATAGATAGGGGGAATGTTATTGGAATAGTTACTAGAAGCGATATAATTCATGCGATAAGAACCAGAATAGAATTAGGTGGTAATTAA
- the lpdA gene encoding dihydrolipoyl dehydrogenase yields MFKERVNVAVLGGGPGGYVAAVRASQLGGKVALIEHEKLGGTCVNKGCIPTKALLETVKVYNFLRKSNEFNIDVNYLKLNFKEALNKANSIGNKISEKLSILMEKKGVKVIHGFGRIKKHGVIEVSGLERGEVNTEKLIIASGSLPLKPPIPGVDGKNVLTTDDALKLENSPESIVVIGGGAVGVEFATIFNGVNVDTCLVEMMPHILPGEDEEITEYLNQLMQENGIKTYVNAKALKIEDKNERKIVYVSTLEGNKIIQGEAILIASGRKPLIENIGLENINVKVEGGKILVNDKMETNVPGVYAVGDVTGGFMLAHTAMQEGIIAAENAMGLNSKIDYRIVPRCIYSWPEAAFVGLTEKQAKKEFNSVETVLFPFSANGRAETLRETRGVVKIVFEKETEEILGAQIIGLNASELIHEIALAMKVEATIEDLADMIYAHPTLSEVIKETALKTKNLHIHL; encoded by the coding sequence TTGTTTAAAGAAAGAGTTAATGTTGCTGTTTTGGGGGGCGGTCCAGGAGGGTATGTAGCTGCTGTAAGAGCTTCTCAATTAGGCGGTAAAGTAGCTTTAATAGAACATGAAAAACTTGGTGGAACATGCGTTAATAAAGGATGCATACCAACTAAAGCGCTATTAGAAACAGTTAAAGTTTATAATTTTTTAAGGAAAAGTAATGAATTCAATATTGATGTTAATTATCTTAAGTTGAATTTTAAAGAAGCTTTAAATAAAGCTAATTCTATTGGTAATAAAATTTCTGAGAAACTTTCTATTTTAATGGAGAAAAAAGGTGTAAAAGTTATTCATGGTTTCGGAAGAATTAAAAAACATGGAGTTATTGAAGTTTCTGGATTAGAAAGGGGAGAAGTAAATACTGAAAAACTCATTATTGCTTCAGGTTCATTACCATTAAAACCTCCTATTCCAGGAGTAGATGGGAAAAATGTTTTAACTACTGATGATGCTTTAAAACTTGAGAATTCTCCAGAAAGTATAGTAGTAATTGGGGGAGGAGCTGTAGGAGTAGAATTTGCTACAATATTTAATGGTGTAAATGTAGATACATGTTTAGTGGAAATGATGCCTCATATTCTCCCTGGAGAAGATGAGGAAATTACGGAGTATTTAAATCAATTAATGCAAGAAAATGGTATAAAAACATATGTAAATGCGAAAGCTTTGAAGATTGAAGATAAAAATGAAAGAAAAATTGTTTATGTTTCAACACTTGAGGGAAATAAAATAATTCAAGGAGAAGCTATTCTTATAGCTTCTGGACGAAAACCTCTAATAGAAAATATTGGTTTAGAAAATATTAATGTAAAAGTGGAAGGGGGAAAAATTTTAGTTAATGATAAAATGGAAACAAATGTTCCAGGAGTATATGCTGTTGGAGATGTTACTGGTGGATTCATGTTAGCGCATACAGCCATGCAAGAAGGAATTATAGCAGCTGAGAATGCTATGGGATTAAACTCTAAAATAGATTATAGAATTGTTCCAAGGTGTATTTACAGCTGGCCTGAAGCAGCTTTTGTAGGTTTAACTGAAAAACAAGCTAAAAAGGAATTTAACTCTGTTGAAACTGTTTTATTTCCTTTTTCAGCTAATGGACGAGCTGAAACTCTTAGAGAAACTAGAGGCGTAGTAAAAATTGTTTTTGAGAAAGAAACTGAAGAAATTTTAGGAGCGCAAATTATAGGTTTAAATGCTAGTGAATTAATTCATGAAATTGCATTAGCCATGAAGGTTGAAGCTACAATAGAGGATTTAGCAGATATGATTTACGCTCATCCAACATTATCTGAAGTGATTAAGGAAACCGCTTTAAAAACTAAAAATCTTCATATACATCTTTAA
- a CDS encoding competence damage-inducible protein A has product MDCSVELICIGNELLIGKILNKNAQWLSKEITKIGGIITRETTIGDNIDEIALAIKEALKRKPKFILTSGGLGSTPDDLTLKGVAKALKKPLKLNKTAFLFLKKSYSRLNNEEKIKLNKAKLKMAILPEGSTPLYNPMGTAPGVLIKYRGTTLICLPGVPKELKAIFKKEILKLILEETHGKKFFEESIMIRGVFESEISYLINKFKHKYPEIYLKSHPKGGKKIGESLLELHFSTFSQNENDCKEKILTAITNFIKMLINKKDRSRTRVKNH; this is encoded by the coding sequence ATGGATTGTAGTGTTGAATTAATCTGCATTGGAAACGAATTGTTAATAGGGAAAATACTTAATAAAAATGCTCAATGGCTTTCTAAAGAAATAACAAAAATTGGTGGAATAATTACTAGAGAAACAACTATTGGTGATAATATTGATGAAATTGCATTAGCAATTAAAGAAGCTTTAAAAAGAAAACCAAAATTTATATTAACTTCTGGAGGGTTAGGGTCAACCCCAGATGATTTAACTTTAAAGGGAGTGGCTAAAGCTTTAAAAAAACCTTTAAAATTAAATAAAACCGCTTTTTTATTCTTGAAGAAAAGCTATTCAAGATTAAATAATGAAGAAAAAATTAAGTTAAATAAGGCAAAACTTAAAATGGCGATTCTACCTGAAGGTTCAACTCCGTTATATAACCCTATGGGAACGGCACCAGGCGTGTTAATTAAGTATAGAGGAACAACATTGATTTGTTTACCTGGAGTGCCTAAGGAATTAAAAGCAATCTTTAAAAAAGAAATTTTAAAGTTAATTTTAGAAGAAACTCATGGAAAAAAATTTTTTGAAGAAAGCATTATGATTAGGGGTGTTTTTGAATCTGAAATATCTTATTTAATAAATAAATTTAAACATAAGTATCCTGAAATCTATTTGAAATCTCATCCAAAAGGTGGAAAGAAAATTGGTGAATCTCTATTAGAGCTTCATTTTTCAACTTTTTCTCAGAATGAAAATGATTGTAAAGAAAAGATTTTAACTGCTATAACAAACTTTATAAAAATGTTAATAAATAAAAAAGACCGCTCAAGAACCCGAGTTAAAAATCATTGA